From the Theileria parva strain Muguga chromosome 3 map unlocalized ctg_531, whole genome shotgun sequence genome, one window contains:
- a CDS encoding putative integral membrane protein, whose protein sequence is MRVGNKLGQRRQEKLGIDTSYLQQTSELNQKLKSRGSKSLDDDDGLGSVGPSNLQVGSTGIAPGLSHALASAGMGALMGVMGGIGSGGMGMGAMGPMPGMGGMPGLPPLPPAAAMRGMGPMGGMRGMGPMGGMGRPMMR, encoded by the coding sequence ATGAGAGTAGGAAATAAGTTAGGGCAGCGTAGACAAGAAAAACTAGGAATTGACACAAGTTATCTACAGCAAACTTCTGAACTCaatcaaaaattaaaaagtaGGGGAAGTAAAAGCTTAGATGATGATGATGGTTTGGGATCTGTAGGCCCGTCAAATCTTCAAGTAGGTAGTACTGGAATCGCTCCAGGACTTTCACATGCGCTTGCAAGCGCTGGAATGGGAGCATTGATGGGTGTAATGGGTGGAATAGGCTCTGGTGGAATGGGTATGGGAGCTATGGGACCGATGCCAGGGATGGGTGGAATGCCTGGATTGCCTCCATTGCCTCCGGCGGCTGCTATGAGGGGAATGGGACCAATGGGCGGTATGAGGGGAATGGGACCAATGGGTGGTATGGGACGTCCTATGATGAGATGA